One region of Osmia lignaria lignaria isolate PbOS001 chromosome 7, iyOsmLign1, whole genome shotgun sequence genomic DNA includes:
- the LOC117604664 gene encoding uncharacterized protein LOC117604664 isoform X2 yields the protein MEVINLATKYQQSYYELLPNWFEYDSTNYEYIRHQVGYALFGHSQIINQGNGTSPQVPTGSNDDTFGGIVYDKKSCKVIDKIYQQIIQYGRKDKNSPIYTGIIYNIIMIHQKPQKKIKETDKKKEISNMHALPVFKIQNDTDNVWYIDNEGRIYKNWKDYLTNNTLPKCTMILPKDGIYQCDPNCKVSEYSSTVWIETLDSPACATKHSVFSALDIAANTISLGAGIGLGVATFVTPAGPALITAGLIANGISGTWNIARSSQKLIDFSKHKQSINPISKNAFPSWLGMSSSVLAIGASGGTMLLSRAARTAAQGKNISTAVKLAHDSMVVSSLTVHGVGIAYDGYCLIDKYQEEKKIDLADITIFVSHVLFFSNTVINAKLANQMIRTWKGTIFEKFKNILRINRLKEECNKIVRMKNSNVQKKSDGIIYGLRKVISSEEFLNSLSRTSWTPNSYIHYQNDKIVLNNMKLLDPMVFIGHVLTIGSVGLNLIQSGILEDIQGTDEVFLKLKRVLGRLLNRFYPDKVTSEQSLDVNNFDELLTEMKHVTNAKDILIKVFKISTIVISRCNSPGQFINEMIYFLWSYCKVTLKEHIAETGCKIKNNGSWVCNLLHNIVTCMHDYIDTLGDDLFAAFYTYILNRERTEMYNYNEQ from the exons ATGGAAGTAATAAACCTTGCTACAAAGTACCAACAAAGTTATTATGAACTTCTCCCCAATTGGTTTGAATATGATTCTACTAATTATGAATATATAAGACATCAAGTTGGATATGCTCTTTTTGGCCATTCTCAAATAATAAATCAAGGTAATGGTACTTCTCCTCAAGTTCCTACTGGAAGTAATGATGATACATTTGGTGGAATTGTATATGATAAAAAATCATGTAAAGTTATCGACAAGATATACCAACAAATAATTCAGTATGgaaggaaagataaaaatagCCCTATTTATACtggaattatatataatataataatgatacatCAGAAGccacaaaagaaaataaaagagacagataagaagaaagaaatcagTAACATGCATGCCTTACCAGTGTTTAAGATTCAAAATGATACGGATAATGTATGGTATATAGATAACGAAGgtagaatatataaaaattggaaGGACTATTTGACTAACAATACGTTACCCAAGTGTACTATGATTTTACCCAAAGATGGAATCTATCAGTGTGATCCAAACTGCAAAGTAAGCGAATATTCTTCAACTGTATGGATTGAAACACTGGATTCACCTGCTTGTGCAACTAAACATTCAGTTTTTTCTGCTCTTGATATTGCTGCGAACACCATATCTTTAGGTGCTGGTATCGGATTGGGTGTTGCTACTTTTGTTACACCTGCTGGACCTGCATTGATAACCGCAG GTCTTATCGCTAATGGCATAAGCGGTACATGGAATATCGCTAGAAGCTCGCAAAAATTAATAGATTTTTCTAAACACAAACAATCTATTAATCCTATAAGTAAAAATGCGTTTCCTTCGTGGCTTGGAATGAGCAGCTCGGTTTTGGCAATAGGAGCCAGCGGAGGAACGATGCTTCTATCCAGAGCTGCTAGAACTGCTGCACAAGGCAAGAATATAAGTACAGCGGTTAAACTGGCACACGATTCAATGGTAGTAAGCAGTTTAACTGTCCATGGGGTCGGCATAGCGTACGATGGATATTGTTTAATCGacaaatatcaagaggaaaagaaaattgatttggCTGATATAACTATCTTTGTTTCTCATGTATTGTTCTTTAGTAATACCGTGATTAACGCTAAATTAGCTAATCAGATGATAAGAACATGGAAGGGTACCATTTTTGAGAAGTTTAAGAATATTTTACGTATCAATCGTCTTAAGGAGGAATGCAATAAGATTGTAAGAATGAAGAACTCAAATGTACAAAAGAAATCAGACGGTATTATATATGGATTAAGAAAAGTTATCAGCtcagaagaatttttaaacaGTCTGAGCAGGACAAGCTGGACTCCTAATTCCTATATACACTATCAGAATGATAAAATTGTTCTGAACAATATGAAATTATTAGACCCTATGGTGTTCATTGGACACGTGTTGACGATCGGTTCGGTAGGATTAAACTTAATACAATCAGGTATATTGGAAGATATTCAAGGCACAGATGAAGTATTCCTGAAATTAAAACGCGTGCTAGGGCGATTATTAAACAGATTCTATCCAGATAAAGTTACTTCGGAACAGTCgctcgacgttaataattttgACGAGCTGCTAACAGAAATGAAACATGTGACAAATGCAAAAGATATTTTAATCAAGGTCTTTAAAATCTCAACAATTGTAATAAGTCGTTGCAACAGTCCTGGCCAATTTATCAATGAAATGATTTACTTTCTATGGTCATATTGTAAAGTAACTTTAAAAGAACACATCGCAGAGACTGGCTGCAAGATTAAGAATAACGGAAGCTGGGTATGCAACCTATTACACAATATAGTTACATGTATGCACGATTACATCGATACGTTAGGCGACGATTTATTTGCAGCCTTTTATACGTACATATTAAACCGTGAAAGAACAGAAATGTATAATTATAATGAACAGTAA
- the LOC117604664 gene encoding uncharacterized protein LOC117604664 isoform X1: MACNDTQKMEVINLATKYQQSYYELLPNWFEYDSTNYEYIRHQVGYALFGHSQIINQGNGTSPQVPTGSNDDTFGGIVYDKKSCKVIDKIYQQIIQYGRKDKNSPIYTGIIYNIIMIHQKPQKKIKETDKKKEISNMHALPVFKIQNDTDNVWYIDNEGRIYKNWKDYLTNNTLPKCTMILPKDGIYQCDPNCKVSEYSSTVWIETLDSPACATKHSVFSALDIAANTISLGAGIGLGVATFVTPAGPALITAGLIANGISGTWNIARSSQKLIDFSKHKQSINPISKNAFPSWLGMSSSVLAIGASGGTMLLSRAARTAAQGKNISTAVKLAHDSMVVSSLTVHGVGIAYDGYCLIDKYQEEKKIDLADITIFVSHVLFFSNTVINAKLANQMIRTWKGTIFEKFKNILRINRLKEECNKIVRMKNSNVQKKSDGIIYGLRKVISSEEFLNSLSRTSWTPNSYIHYQNDKIVLNNMKLLDPMVFIGHVLTIGSVGLNLIQSGILEDIQGTDEVFLKLKRVLGRLLNRFYPDKVTSEQSLDVNNFDELLTEMKHVTNAKDILIKVFKISTIVISRCNSPGQFINEMIYFLWSYCKVTLKEHIAETGCKIKNNGSWVCNLLHNIVTCMHDYIDTLGDDLFAAFYTYILNRERTEMYNYNEQ; this comes from the exons ATGGCCTGCAATGATACACAGAAG ATGGAAGTAATAAACCTTGCTACAAAGTACCAACAAAGTTATTATGAACTTCTCCCCAATTGGTTTGAATATGATTCTACTAATTATGAATATATAAGACATCAAGTTGGATATGCTCTTTTTGGCCATTCTCAAATAATAAATCAAGGTAATGGTACTTCTCCTCAAGTTCCTACTGGAAGTAATGATGATACATTTGGTGGAATTGTATATGATAAAAAATCATGTAAAGTTATCGACAAGATATACCAACAAATAATTCAGTATGgaaggaaagataaaaatagCCCTATTTATACtggaattatatataatataataatgatacatCAGAAGccacaaaagaaaataaaagagacagataagaagaaagaaatcagTAACATGCATGCCTTACCAGTGTTTAAGATTCAAAATGATACGGATAATGTATGGTATATAGATAACGAAGgtagaatatataaaaattggaaGGACTATTTGACTAACAATACGTTACCCAAGTGTACTATGATTTTACCCAAAGATGGAATCTATCAGTGTGATCCAAACTGCAAAGTAAGCGAATATTCTTCAACTGTATGGATTGAAACACTGGATTCACCTGCTTGTGCAACTAAACATTCAGTTTTTTCTGCTCTTGATATTGCTGCGAACACCATATCTTTAGGTGCTGGTATCGGATTGGGTGTTGCTACTTTTGTTACACCTGCTGGACCTGCATTGATAACCGCAG GTCTTATCGCTAATGGCATAAGCGGTACATGGAATATCGCTAGAAGCTCGCAAAAATTAATAGATTTTTCTAAACACAAACAATCTATTAATCCTATAAGTAAAAATGCGTTTCCTTCGTGGCTTGGAATGAGCAGCTCGGTTTTGGCAATAGGAGCCAGCGGAGGAACGATGCTTCTATCCAGAGCTGCTAGAACTGCTGCACAAGGCAAGAATATAAGTACAGCGGTTAAACTGGCACACGATTCAATGGTAGTAAGCAGTTTAACTGTCCATGGGGTCGGCATAGCGTACGATGGATATTGTTTAATCGacaaatatcaagaggaaaagaaaattgatttggCTGATATAACTATCTTTGTTTCTCATGTATTGTTCTTTAGTAATACCGTGATTAACGCTAAATTAGCTAATCAGATGATAAGAACATGGAAGGGTACCATTTTTGAGAAGTTTAAGAATATTTTACGTATCAATCGTCTTAAGGAGGAATGCAATAAGATTGTAAGAATGAAGAACTCAAATGTACAAAAGAAATCAGACGGTATTATATATGGATTAAGAAAAGTTATCAGCtcagaagaatttttaaacaGTCTGAGCAGGACAAGCTGGACTCCTAATTCCTATATACACTATCAGAATGATAAAATTGTTCTGAACAATATGAAATTATTAGACCCTATGGTGTTCATTGGACACGTGTTGACGATCGGTTCGGTAGGATTAAACTTAATACAATCAGGTATATTGGAAGATATTCAAGGCACAGATGAAGTATTCCTGAAATTAAAACGCGTGCTAGGGCGATTATTAAACAGATTCTATCCAGATAAAGTTACTTCGGAACAGTCgctcgacgttaataattttgACGAGCTGCTAACAGAAATGAAACATGTGACAAATGCAAAAGATATTTTAATCAAGGTCTTTAAAATCTCAACAATTGTAATAAGTCGTTGCAACAGTCCTGGCCAATTTATCAATGAAATGATTTACTTTCTATGGTCATATTGTAAAGTAACTTTAAAAGAACACATCGCAGAGACTGGCTGCAAGATTAAGAATAACGGAAGCTGGGTATGCAACCTATTACACAATATAGTTACATGTATGCACGATTACATCGATACGTTAGGCGACGATTTATTTGCAGCCTTTTATACGTACATATTAAACCGTGAAAGAACAGAAATGTATAATTATAATGAACAGTAA
- the LOC117604665 gene encoding CBP80/20-dependent translation initiation factor isoform X1 codes for MASIGRGRGWLQHDKSPLPKPGKSTCPEDVNHADIVNLINQVNDENLMEKVDEIVKLVNDTMNEQNFKNIHEKLYKHALNDKEFGLKLWEVYSSSMFKNTHDSENRSLYSHLVKSFQVDYERRKDLREENVTQFHNAICLFSKFLSCRKYISARTVLLALLDYMEMLVDTASADDIKIFAELVIIHGQYYHSSFKEEMGNLMITVREKLIKDNLSVTSRGILLYVIDLESRNFNPLPKSLQEFYKSQLESNFKEGDNNVIIKSLTIVEDVVEHNSSKNNSNHQKQDRNLVKNQSLRAIRGSGDCRYKQTNNMKQEKYKK; via the exons ATGGCGTCAATTGGTCGTGGTCGTGGATGGCTACAGCATGACAAAAGCCCATTGCCTAAACCTGGAAAATCGACATGTCCCGAGGATGTTAATCATGCCGATATCGTTAACCTAATTAACCAGGTTAACGACGAGAATTTGATGGAAAAAGTagatgaaattgtaaaattggtCAATGATACAATGAACGAACAAAATTTTAA gAACATACACGAAAAACTTTATAAACATGCTTTAAATGATAAGGAGTTTGGTTTGAAATTGTGGGAGGTATATAGTAGCTCTATGTTCAAAAACACGCATGATTCTGAAAACAGAAGTTTATATTCCCATTTAGTGAAGTCTTTTCAAGTTGATTATGAAA GAAGAAAAGATTTAAGGGAAGAGAATGTAACACAATTTCATAATGCTATTTGtctattttcgaaatttttaagTTGTAGGAAATATATTTCTGCAAGAACAGTACTCTTGGCATTATTGGATTACATGGAAATGCTAGTGGACACAGCTTCTGCTGATGATATCAAAATTTTTGCAGAACTA GTAATTATACATGGACAATATTATCACAGTTCTTTTAAAGAAGAAATGGGTAACTTAATGATTACTGTAAGGGAAAAATTAATCAAAGACAATTTATCTGTTACATCTCGTggaattttattatatgtaatagATCTAGAAAGTAGGAATTTTAATCCACTTCCTAAAAGTCTACAGGAATTTTATAAATCTCAGTTGGAAAGTAATTTTAAAGAAGGGGATAATAATGTGATAATTAAATCTTTAACAATAGTGGAAGATG TTGTAGAGCATAATTCTTCAAAGAATAACTCAAATCATCAGAAGCAAGATCGTAATCTTGTAAAAAATCAAAGTTTAAGGGCAATTCGAGGTTCTGGTGATTGCAGATATAAACAGACTAATAATATGaaacaagaaaaatataaaaagtaa
- the LOC117604665 gene encoding CBP80/20-dependent translation initiation factor isoform X2, with protein MASIGRGRGWLQHDKSPLPKPGKSTCPEDVNHADIVNLINQVNDENLMEKVDEIVKLVNDTMNEQNFKNIHEKLYKHALNDKEFGLKLWEVYSSSMFKNTHDSENRSLYSHLVKSFQVDYERRKDLREENVTQFHNAICLFSKFLSCRKYISARTVLLALLDYMEMLVDTASADDIKIFAELVIIHGQYYHSSFKEEMGNLMITVREKLIKDNLSVTSRGILLYVIDLESRNFNPLPKSLQEFYKSQLESNFKEGDNNVIIKSLTIVEDEHNSSKNNSNHQKQDRNLVKNQSLRAIRGSGDCRYKQTNNMKQEKYKK; from the exons ATGGCGTCAATTGGTCGTGGTCGTGGATGGCTACAGCATGACAAAAGCCCATTGCCTAAACCTGGAAAATCGACATGTCCCGAGGATGTTAATCATGCCGATATCGTTAACCTAATTAACCAGGTTAACGACGAGAATTTGATGGAAAAAGTagatgaaattgtaaaattggtCAATGATACAATGAACGAACAAAATTTTAA gAACATACACGAAAAACTTTATAAACATGCTTTAAATGATAAGGAGTTTGGTTTGAAATTGTGGGAGGTATATAGTAGCTCTATGTTCAAAAACACGCATGATTCTGAAAACAGAAGTTTATATTCCCATTTAGTGAAGTCTTTTCAAGTTGATTATGAAA GAAGAAAAGATTTAAGGGAAGAGAATGTAACACAATTTCATAATGCTATTTGtctattttcgaaatttttaagTTGTAGGAAATATATTTCTGCAAGAACAGTACTCTTGGCATTATTGGATTACATGGAAATGCTAGTGGACACAGCTTCTGCTGATGATATCAAAATTTTTGCAGAACTA GTAATTATACATGGACAATATTATCACAGTTCTTTTAAAGAAGAAATGGGTAACTTAATGATTACTGTAAGGGAAAAATTAATCAAAGACAATTTATCTGTTACATCTCGTggaattttattatatgtaatagATCTAGAAAGTAGGAATTTTAATCCACTTCCTAAAAGTCTACAGGAATTTTATAAATCTCAGTTGGAAAGTAATTTTAAAGAAGGGGATAATAATGTGATAATTAAATCTTTAACAATAGTGGAAGATG AGCATAATTCTTCAAAGAATAACTCAAATCATCAGAAGCAAGATCGTAATCTTGTAAAAAATCAAAGTTTAAGGGCAATTCGAGGTTCTGGTGATTGCAGATATAAACAGACTAATAATATGaaacaagaaaaatataaaaagtaa
- the LOC117604587 gene encoding uncharacterized protein LOC117604587, producing MTTEEQFHAAVNVIRNLPKNGAYQPSNEVMLRFYAYYKQATEGPCEQPKPAFWEVIKKAKWDAWTRLGNMSKTEAMNNYVEELKKIVETMSYTDKVATFLDSLDTFCDNVPPEDLELLLGPVLDRMRSQPDLPLSGSPLASRETSPHRSCNVSRHIASSLETSPASSHSVSPPDTDGEEEEEEEEEEEEEEEFIDTVESAPERSQKDTIKGSNNTQKISNGLNSTTDKAAESKESQPSELINGYTNTNGHTETVTESKQEKNKQRTKKDEKTNAEFMNQIATTMQNLQRDLDRITARVRCLEGQTLQALMPQIKQPTSSYPQWWPLPECSPRLFSILILWPFVVQFLITLTQRYRQRRL from the exons ATGACGACGGAAGAACAGTTTCACGCGGCTGTTAATGTGATCCGGAATCTGCCAAAAAATG GAGCATATCAACCTAGCAATGAAGTTATGCTACGTTTTTATGCATATTATAAACAAGCAACAGAGGGACCATGCGAACAACCAAAGCCTGCATTCTGGGAAGTAATTAAAAAGGCAAAATGGGATGCTTGGACACGTTTAGGAAACATGAGTAAAACAGAGGCTATGAATAATTATGTGGAAGAACTGAAAAAG aTCGTAGAAACAATGTCTTATACAGATAAGGTAGCTACATTTTTAGACAGTTTAGATACATTTTGCGATAATGTCCCACCTGAAGATCTGGAACTACTTCTTGGCCCAGTTTTAGATCGTATGCGTTCGCAACCTGATTTACCATTATCTGGTTCGCCTCTAG CATCAAGGGAAACATCACCGCATAGATCTTGCAATGTGTCTCGGCATATTGCTAGTAGTTTAGAAACTAGCCCAGCCAGTAGCCACAGTGTCAGTCCACCTGACACcgatggagaagaagaagaagaagaagaagaagaagaagaagaagaagaagaatttatAGATACCGTCGAA TCTGCTCCAGAACGATCGCAAAAGGACACGATAAAAGGTTCGAATAAtactcaaaaaatatctaatGGATTGAATAGTACTACTGACAAAGCTGCCGAATCAAAAGAAAGTCAACCTTCAGAATTAATTAATGGATACACTAATACAAATGGTCACACAGAAACGGTAACAGAAAGTAAACAAGAGAAAAATAAACAGCGTACTAAAAAAGATGAGAAAACCAATGCTGAATTTATGAATCAAATAGCTACAACTATGCAAAATTTACAAAGAGATTTAGATAGAATAACGGCTAGAGTCCGTTGCTTAGAAGGTCAAACACTGCAAGCATTGATGCCACAAATA aagCAGCCTACATCTTCGTACCCACAGTGGTGGCCTTTACCAGAATGTTCACCCCGGTTAttcagtattttaattttatggcCGTTCGtagtacaatttttaattactttaacacAACGTTATCGTCAGCGGAGACTGTGA